In one Methanobrevibacter arboriphilus genomic region, the following are encoded:
- a CDS encoding DUF2634 domain-containing protein encodes MVDLGTDIASHGKLSSNGQIALVSGLDNLHQAIKNRIKTYKGTYYYIDEDYGTNLKEFLGYDDSNEMRAIICLDIETSVIQDSRIKDAECYYENGNFKLKITTVNGDEIIEDDLL; translated from the coding sequence ATGGTTGATTTGGGAACAGATATTGCAAGTCATGGTAAACTTTCAAGTAATGGGCAAATAGCTTTAGTTTCAGGATTAGACAATCTCCATCAAGCGATTAAAAATAGGATTAAAACATATAAAGGAACTTATTATTATATTGATGAAGATTATGGAACTAATCTTAAAGAATTTCTAGGATATGATGATAGTAATGAGATGAGAGCTATTATTTGTCTTGATATTGAAACTTCTGTAATTCAAGACTCTAGAATCAAAGATGCTGAATGTTACTATGAAAATGGTAATTTTAAATTAAAAATTACAACTGTTAATGGTGATGAAATAATTGAGGATGATTTATTATGA
- a CDS encoding transglutaminase-like domain-containing protein, whose product MPIRDGYRILAGVSWTNDKKTITVKMAPASCNKNKSYKQRYKRTWKNYCPACKQSGYLRAIGAKGRKTAVEGEINCSYVNPNGGRCDVDYDGVSGKSKEGSCKYSLTKGSSSSDSNTTAEQKVLDKKKALRELKNEYKEKSKPKKDSKLTIPPLKLIREGSYIELSPPLRSTKTYFIISTDESEDDVQLNISSSVPAPGSQYSEKYTTSVSNGSSDIEKRIRLQGKKLKNVSAIYKWLKTGNGNFKYKYYKGHKIPSENENKFGKASAEWCWKNKRANCVDYAYIFYMMCRGAGIKVNVISGIANFNDRSNRHFWNKYKGKLYDCSSVSARNYRNGKKVI is encoded by the coding sequence TTGCCTATTCGTGATGGTTATAGGATTCTAGCAGGTGTCAGCTGGACTAATGATAAAAAAACAATAACAGTAAAAATGGCTCCTGCTAGTTGTAATAAAAACAAAAGTTATAAACAACGCTACAAACGTACTTGGAAAAACTATTGCCCTGCATGTAAACAATCAGGATATTTAAGAGCCATTGGAGCTAAAGGTAGGAAAACTGCTGTTGAGGGTGAAATCAATTGTAGTTATGTTAATCCAAACGGTGGGAGATGTGATGTTGATTATGATGGTGTTAGTGGTAAAAGTAAAGAAGGTAGTTGTAAATATAGTTTGACGAAAGGTAGTAGTTCTAGTGATAGTAATACTACAGCTGAACAAAAAGTATTAGATAAGAAAAAAGCTTTACGAGAATTGAAAAATGAATATAAAGAGAAAAGCAAACCTAAAAAAGACTCAAAACTAACAATACCTCCATTAAAACTGATTAGAGAAGGTAGTTACATTGAATTAAGCCCTCCTCTTCGTTCGACTAAAACTTATTTTATAATTAGTACTGATGAATCTGAAGATGATGTTCAATTGAATATTTCTTCATCAGTTCCAGCTCCTGGTTCACAATATTCTGAAAAATACACAACTTCTGTCAGCAATGGAAGTAGTGATATAGAAAAAAGAATAAGACTACAGGGAAAAAAGCTTAAAAATGTATCTGCGATATATAAGTGGCTTAAAACAGGTAATGGTAATTTTAAATACAAATATTATAAAGGACATAAAATTCCAAGTGAAAATGAGAATAAATTCGGTAAAGCTAGTGCTGAATGGTGTTGGAAAAATAAAAGAGCCAACTGTGTTGATTACGCTTATATATTTTATATGATGTGTAGAGGTGCAGGTATAAAAGTAAATGTTATATCTGGAATTGCTAATTTCAACGACAGGTCTAATCGTCATTTTTGGAATAAATATAAAGGAAAACTTTATGATTGTTCTTCTGTTTCAGCTCGTAATTATCGTAATGGTAAAAAGGTGATTTAA
- a CDS encoding PRC-barrel domain-containing protein produces the protein MDMKDFLDMEVIDKEGQSIGKVDTVKFNEDTGTINEIVIKLDKGIFSRAKEIITFNEIKKIKDVILLNIMVDME, from the coding sequence ATGGATATGAAGGATTTTCTTGATATGGAAGTAATTGATAAAGAGGGGCAAAGTATTGGGAAAGTTGATACTGTTAAATTTAATGAAGATACTGGAACAATCAATGAAATTGTTATTAAATTAGATAAAGGGATATTTTCACGTGCCAAAGAAATTATTACATTTAATGAGATAAAAAAAATAAAAGATGTAATATTACTGAATATTATGGTAGATATGGAATAA
- a CDS encoding YtxH domain-containing protein — protein sequence MSDDLKDKLKKKVNETNEKIKDVASDAKSVAEDVASDAKDKVDDATDTVKDKTEEAKNKTEHEGKKAKDKAEYEAKEADRKS from the coding sequence ATGAGTGATGATTTAAAAGATAAATTGAAAAAAAAGGTTAATGAAACTAATGAGAAGATTAAAGATGTTGCATCAGATGCTAAGAGCGTAGCTGAAGATGTTGCATCAGATGCAAAAGATAAGGTTGATGATGCTACAGATACTGTTAAAGATAAAACAGAAGAAGCAAAAAATAAAACTGAACATGAAGGTAAAAAAGCTAAAGATAAAGCCGAGTATGAGGCTAAAGAAGCTGATAGAAAATCTTAA
- a CDS encoding XkdQ/YqbQ family protein: protein MTTELYTTFKKTNSFKKTPIFADWNIKRDWNKAGSLTFSSYSDLEEGTHVKLVSSRHRTFAGQIVKKTSTKNDFYKYECLDYKRYLLREVSETFKKKTTHQIVKLLFKRYLGSSPLKLSLKKTKTVFSSLTFKDITILEVISQLISLEFQKGTLIYFNIDENANLIYKPYPEEMKGYSISSAISFVNNTDYSDIQTGYELYDENGKLIKKYSNKALVSVWGDIRNVTTLSDNSSSSSDSNTDSDIKKIVASVNKSMRGYKHPNSGGSCDCFCMSDKIFAKLKSNKVSCRILSYYSASASSGTHRTVSVKYKSGWKDFDYSGMDKWYGAMSTKKSLKVLKEYKG from the coding sequence ATGACAACTGAACTTTATACTACTTTTAAAAAAACTAATAGTTTTAAAAAAACTCCTATTTTTGCTGATTGGAATATTAAAAGAGATTGGAATAAAGCTGGAAGCTTAACTTTTTCATCATATTCTGACCTTGAAGAAGGAACTCATGTTAAACTGGTGAGTAGTAGGCATAGGACTTTTGCAGGGCAGATTGTTAAAAAGACAAGTACTAAGAATGATTTTTATAAGTATGAATGTTTAGATTATAAAAGATATTTATTAAGAGAAGTTTCTGAAACTTTTAAAAAGAAAACAACACATCAAATTGTGAAGTTGTTGTTTAAGAGATATTTAGGTTCTAGTCCTCTTAAATTAAGTTTAAAGAAAACTAAAACGGTTTTTTCTAGTTTAACTTTTAAAGATATAACTATACTTGAGGTTATTTCTCAGTTAATTTCGCTTGAATTTCAAAAAGGAACACTTATTTATTTTAATATTGATGAGAATGCTAATCTTATTTATAAGCCTTATCCTGAGGAAATGAAAGGTTATAGTATTAGTAGTGCTATTAGTTTTGTTAATAATACTGATTATTCTGATATTCAGACAGGTTATGAATTGTATGATGAAAATGGGAAGTTGATTAAAAAATATAGTAATAAAGCTTTAGTTAGTGTTTGGGGTGATATAAGGAATGTTACTACTCTTAGTGATAATTCATCTTCCAGTTCTGATAGTAATACTGATAGTGACATTAAAAAGATTGTTGCTAGTGTTAATAAGTCAATGCGAGGATATAAACACCCTAATAGTGGAGGTTCATGTGATTGTTTTTGTATGAGTGATAAAATATTTGCTAAATTGAAGAGTAATAAAGTGTCTTGTAGGATACTCTCTTATTATTCTGCTTCTGCAAGTAGTGGTACTCATCGTACTGTAAGTGTTAAGTATAAGTCTGGTTGGAAAGATTTTGATTATTCGGGTATGGATAAATGGTATGGTGCAATGTCTACTAAGAAAAGTTTAAAAGTATTGAAAGAATATAAAGGGTGA
- a CDS encoding KTSC domain-containing protein, producing MDRVPVNSKDLASVGYDPITQTLEVELLNKKIYHFYGVSNSDHEDLLSADSHGTYFSKYIKEKYPYKKL from the coding sequence ATGGATAGAGTTCCCGTTAATTCAAAAGATCTTGCTTCGGTAGGATATGACCCTATAACACAAACATTAGAAGTCGAACTTCTAAATAAAAAGATTTATCACTTCTATGGGGTTTCTAATTCAGACCATGAAGATTTATTATCCGCTGATTCACATGGAACATATTTCAGCAAATATATTAAGGAAAAATATCCATACAAAAAACTTTAA
- the rhuM gene encoding RhuM family protein, whose translation MNELMNFENEEFGKITVLIQNNEYWFVGKEIATKLGYKKTRNALKRHVDDEDKGVAKQGTLGGKQDMTIINESGLYSLILSSKLKTAKSFKKWLTKEVLPSIRKDGYYIKEDKKEQALQHLKKLRSESTHVQKVLNELFIHATDYEPSSLKIGEFYGTMQNKLYQAVTDSTAKELVYYRADHTKPHMGLTTWEGKKDVTKSDVKIGKNYLTKDELDLLVRIINMMIDVIDIKLRMKKEFTIDYVISVFDHYLKLVSEKEVTGYGVINKIEAENNALSELKKYRCLLNVGKEAIGC comes from the coding sequence ATGAATGAATTAATGAACTTTGAAAATGAAGAATTTGGTAAAATAACTGTATTAATACAAAATAATGAGTATTGGTTTGTTGGAAAGGAAATAGCAACAAAATTAGGGTATAAAAAAACAAGGAACGCATTAAAAAGGCATGTTGATGATGAAGATAAGGGGGTTGCAAAACAGGGCACCCTTGGTGGAAAGCAAGACATGACTATCATTAATGAATCTGGTTTGTATAGTCTTATTTTATCATCTAAGCTAAAAACTGCAAAGAGTTTTAAAAAATGGCTCACTAAAGAAGTACTTCCATCTATAAGAAAAGATGGTTATTATATAAAAGAAGATAAAAAAGAACAGGCATTACAACACCTTAAAAAACTACGTTCAGAAAGTACTCATGTTCAAAAAGTACTTAATGAGTTATTTATTCATGCAACAGATTATGAGCCAAGTTCTCTTAAAATTGGTGAGTTTTATGGGACTATGCAGAATAAACTATATCAGGCTGTTACAGACTCAACAGCAAAAGAATTGGTTTATTATCGTGCTGATCATACTAAACCGCATATGGGTTTAACCACATGGGAGGGTAAAAAGGATGTTACTAAATCGGATGTTAAAATTGGTAAAAACTATCTAACAAAAGATGAATTAGACCTTTTAGTTAGAATTATTAATATGATGATTGATGTTATTGATATTAAACTTCGTATGAAAAAAGAGTTTACGATTGATTATGTTATTAGTGTTTTTGATCATTACTTGAAATTAGTGTCTGAAAAAGAAGTAACAGGTTATGGAGTAATCAATAAAATTGAAGCTGAAAATAATGCATTATCTGAATTAAAAAAATATAGATGTTTGTTGAATGTTGGGAAAGAGGCAATAGGATGTTAA
- a CDS encoding baseplate J/gp47 family protein → MIIQEDAEFIKGDGSIRKLSDIIDENIDLVRNAQFQGLTTVADFNPGSVNYGFIVIYSMLQFNQEMMAETNDENFRLNDAIGDALDEIGYQKGVYREDPSFSTTNVIFNLPNPLESPFTILEGTEVSTDDLVIFTTTEDLKILRGESTGVVEVICEEEGTIGNVKAGEINTIITPLGIDISVINEEDVTDGKDGEDDDNYRARIKDCWLNYQPRTALWFEKKAETIVKSAKYKKINNKQGKLIYKPQNDIREVDLVNYFNLKENDIVDHDLYFQEATPVTVIDENTTITVFLDNNYVPEIVKDQIKNNIQNYINDIEIGDVFKSNCLLFMVESTEGVILVRIDELSDVDLTNEEYAVMGDLNIVEG, encoded by the coding sequence ATGATAATACAAGAAGATGCTGAATTTATAAAAGGTGATGGATCTATAAGAAAATTATCAGATATTATTGATGAAAATATAGATTTAGTTCGTAATGCTCAATTCCAAGGCTTAACTACTGTTGCAGACTTTAATCCAGGAAGTGTTAATTATGGTTTTATTGTTATTTATTCAATGTTACAATTTAATCAAGAAATGATGGCTGAAACAAATGATGAGAATTTCAGACTTAATGATGCAATTGGTGATGCCCTTGATGAAATAGGCTATCAAAAAGGAGTATATCGTGAAGACCCATCATTTAGCACTACTAATGTTATTTTCAATTTACCAAATCCTTTAGAATCACCTTTCACCATACTCGAAGGAACAGAAGTATCAACTGATGATTTAGTGATTTTTACCACAACTGAAGATTTGAAAATACTCAGAGGAGAATCTACAGGTGTTGTGGAGGTTATTTGTGAAGAAGAGGGGACTATTGGTAATGTAAAAGCAGGTGAAATAAACACAATTATTACTCCATTGGGTATTGATATTTCAGTGATAAATGAAGAAGATGTCACAGATGGAAAAGATGGTGAAGATGATGATAATTATAGAGCTAGGATTAAAGATTGTTGGCTTAATTATCAACCTCGAACTGCCTTGTGGTTTGAAAAGAAAGCAGAAACAATTGTTAAAAGTGCAAAATATAAGAAAATAAATAACAAACAAGGAAAATTAATTTATAAACCTCAAAATGACATTAGAGAAGTTGATCTAGTTAATTATTTTAATTTAAAAGAGAATGATATTGTTGATCATGATTTGTATTTTCAAGAAGCTACACCAGTGACAGTTATTGATGAAAATACTACAATCACTGTTTTTTTAGATAATAATTATGTTCCTGAGATTGTTAAAGATCAAATAAAAAATAACATTCAAAATTATATTAATGATATTGAGATAGGAGATGTTTTTAAATCAAATTGCCTTTTATTTATGGTTGAATCAACTGAGGGAGTTATTTTAGTTAGAATTGATGAGCTTTCAGATGTGGATTTAACAAATGAAGAATATGCTGTTATGGGCGATTTGAATATTGTGGAAGGGTGA